A region from the Variovorax sp. RKNM96 genome encodes:
- a CDS encoding AraC family transcriptional regulator — protein sequence MHHDTASELSFAPRFRPFYPGDVQGYSSALDSLVYPGELSVRDSNPRMSLEACRLVGGGLAISFTSTPLAVRHDTALASPSGSGDVLAMIAVEGEGTIDQGGRCMPFRQGDITFRTTRLPSVCTLTTPGKLVMLRVPAARFFGIHADLHERFVPSIAQAHSRLADAARTHMGHVFPGPVQGTPALAYFSEQSFVSLLAAAYCESCELVDDDVAEGKRRERDRWQRLVAYIEAHLGDAELSVDAVSKELGISKRLTHRLFEMQRTQYSAYLRTRRLERAKEELLNPRLDHLSISEIAYRNGFGDASHFSRCFRSQFGTPPGAWRRSPD from the coding sequence ATGCACCACGACACCGCATCCGAACTGAGCTTTGCGCCCCGCTTCCGCCCGTTCTATCCGGGCGACGTGCAGGGCTACTCCAGCGCGCTCGATTCGCTGGTCTACCCGGGCGAGCTCAGCGTGCGGGACAGCAACCCGCGCATGAGCCTCGAAGCCTGCCGGCTCGTGGGCGGCGGCCTGGCGATCAGCTTCACTTCGACCCCGCTCGCAGTGCGGCACGACACCGCGCTCGCCTCGCCGAGCGGCTCGGGCGATGTGCTGGCCATGATCGCCGTCGAGGGCGAAGGCACCATCGACCAGGGCGGCCGGTGCATGCCCTTTCGCCAGGGCGACATCACCTTCCGTACCACGCGGCTGCCGTCCGTCTGCACGCTCACGACGCCCGGCAAGCTGGTGATGCTGCGCGTGCCGGCCGCCCGGTTCTTCGGCATCCATGCGGACCTGCACGAGCGCTTCGTGCCCTCCATCGCGCAGGCCCATTCGCGGCTGGCCGACGCCGCGCGCACGCACATGGGCCATGTCTTCCCCGGCCCGGTGCAAGGCACGCCGGCACTCGCGTATTTCTCGGAACAGTCCTTCGTCTCGCTGCTGGCCGCGGCGTACTGCGAATCGTGCGAATTGGTCGACGACGACGTGGCCGAGGGCAAGCGCCGCGAGCGCGATCGCTGGCAACGGCTCGTGGCCTACATCGAGGCGCACCTGGGCGATGCGGAGCTGTCGGTCGATGCGGTCTCGAAAGAGCTGGGCATTTCGAAGCGGCTCACGCACCGCCTCTTCGAGATGCAGCGCACGCAGTACAGCGCGTACCTGAGGACACGCCGCCTTGAGCGTGCGAAGGAAGAGCTCTTGAACCCGAGGCTCGATCACCTGAGCATTTCGGAGATCGCCTATCGCAACGGCTTCGGCGACGCGAGCCACTTCAGCCGGTGTTTCAGGAGCCAGTTCGGAACACCGCCGGGGGCTTGGCGCAGATCGCCGGACTGA